The following are from one region of the Edwardsiella tarda ATCC 15947 = NBRC 105688 genome:
- a CDS encoding DJ-1/PfpI family protein, with the protein MTKRVAVLLAHGFEEGEAVVFIDIMRRLDIQVEILSCEESLALNSYFETPIRADALLADRQETLYDAVMMPGGPQGTDRLNASAMVLAFLRRHIAADKYICALCSSGAKVLAAHGLLEGRRYSTGDKLAERFADGEYVDRDVVVDGRFISAKGLGVSFEFAFTVARHLLADNVAKVDAQASHIYFRRWPLSEG; encoded by the coding sequence ATGACGAAGCGCGTTGCCGTATTGCTGGCACACGGTTTTGAAGAGGGGGAGGCGGTGGTGTTTATCGACATCATGCGTCGCCTGGATATTCAGGTGGAGATCCTCTCCTGCGAGGAGAGCCTGGCACTGAATAGCTATTTTGAGACCCCTATCCGAGCGGATGCGCTGCTGGCCGATCGCCAAGAGACGCTGTATGACGCAGTGATGATGCCGGGCGGGCCACAGGGTACCGATCGCCTTAATGCCAGCGCCATGGTCTTGGCTTTCTTGCGTCGCCATATCGCCGCCGACAAGTATATCTGTGCATTGTGCTCTTCCGGCGCCAAGGTCTTAGCGGCGCATGGCTTGCTGGAAGGTCGGCGTTATAGTACCGGGGATAAGTTGGCTGAGCGCTTTGCCGATGGCGAATATGTCGATCGTGACGTGGTGGTCGATGGGCGTTTCATCTCCGCCAAGGGGTTGGGTGTTAGCTTTGAATTCGCCTTTACGGTGGCGCGTCACCTCTTGGCCGACAATGTGGCCAAGGTCGATGCTCAGGCTAGCCATATCTATTTTCGGCGCTGGCCACTGTCTGAAGGGTAA
- a CDS encoding tagatose bisphosphate family class II aldolase, which yields MFLVSSRDMLLQAQARGYAVPAFNIHNLETIQVIAKTAAQMGSPVILAGTPGTFSYAGVAYLVDICREAAREYRIPLALHLDHHESYDDICAKVASGVKSAMIDASHHSFADNVALTRQVVEYCHRLDCTVEAELGRLVGQEDDLVVDAAHGSYTDPALAAEFAQATGIDSLAIAIGTAHGMYKEAPRLDFDRLAQIRRQTEVPLVLHGASGIPDQDVERCVSLGICKVNVATELKIAFSDAVKAYFASHPAANDMRHYMEPGKAAMQQVVEHKIRICGSAGQL from the coding sequence ATGTTTTTGGTTTCTTCCCGGGATATGTTGCTGCAAGCGCAGGCCAGGGGCTACGCCGTACCGGCGTTTAACATTCATAACCTGGAGACCATCCAGGTGATCGCCAAGACGGCGGCGCAAATGGGTTCTCCGGTGATCCTGGCGGGAACGCCGGGCACCTTTAGTTATGCCGGTGTCGCTTACCTGGTTGATATCTGCCGTGAGGCGGCGCGTGAATACCGTATTCCGCTGGCGCTGCATCTGGATCATCATGAATCCTATGACGACATTTGTGCCAAGGTGGCCAGTGGCGTCAAGTCGGCGATGATCGATGCCTCACATCATAGCTTTGCCGATAACGTGGCGCTGACACGCCAAGTGGTGGAGTATTGCCACCGCTTGGATTGCACCGTCGAGGCGGAGTTGGGGCGTCTGGTCGGCCAAGAGGATGATCTGGTGGTCGATGCGGCGCACGGCAGCTATACCGATCCGGCCTTGGCGGCTGAGTTTGCGCAAGCCACCGGCATCGACTCGCTGGCGATTGCCATCGGCACCGCCCATGGGATGTACAAAGAGGCGCCGCGTCTGGACTTCGATCGTTTGGCTCAGATCCGCCGCCAGACCGAGGTACCGTTGGTCCTACACGGCGCCTCTGGGATTCCCGATCAGGATGTGGAGCGCTGCGTGTCGCTGGGGATCTGCAAGGTTAACGTTGCGACCGAACTGAAGATCGCCTTCTCCGATGCGGTGAAGGCTTACTTTGCCAGCCATCCGGCCGCCAACGACATGCGTCATTATATGGAGCCGGGTAAGGCGGCGATGCAACAGGTCGTCGAGCATAAGATCCGTATCTGCGGCAGCGCCGGGCAACTGTAA